In one window of Candidatus Kryptonium sp. DNA:
- a CDS encoding UPF0164 family protein has product MLFLFLIFSLAYSDNSKYAGEFLRIPVGARALGMGGAFIAIANDGSSFYYNPAGVAISGSGILSFMYSSQFGGITSPLASFFHLGFIQNVQNLGIAVNWVRLSVDDIPLTPDFTSIQTPVDRENLVKGYTGGGLFNDIEDAFYFSFSREFRFDVNFGWSRYRVPVSMPIGMNFKLLNQKLGSEKGTGFGFDLGVMFRFSMDDFLQSENTGDVSISLAIKDLGKTRIAWSTRREHFVESTIMFGIAYTLPVNFISGKITVAYGSQNSYLTDRLYGFEYSYRDLLFVRFGKNAENLTIGAGVKIDFLTVDYAFLAHDLGAVHRVSGSLIIEKILKKL; this is encoded by the coding sequence GTGCTTTTTCTTTTTTTGATTTTCTCGCTTGCATATTCGGATAACTCAAAGTATGCAGGCGAGTTTTTAAGAATCCCTGTTGGAGCAAGAGCTCTTGGTATGGGCGGAGCTTTCATAGCAATTGCAAATGATGGTTCCTCTTTTTATTACAATCCAGCTGGCGTTGCGATATCTGGTAGTGGTATTTTATCATTTATGTATTCGTCTCAATTTGGTGGAATTACAAGCCCGCTTGCTTCTTTTTTCCATCTTGGTTTCATTCAAAATGTTCAGAATCTCGGAATTGCTGTTAATTGGGTAAGATTAAGCGTTGATGATATCCCTCTTACTCCAGATTTTACATCTATTCAAACGCCAGTGGATAGGGAAAACCTTGTTAAGGGCTATACGGGTGGCGGTTTATTCAACGATATTGAAGATGCGTTTTATTTTTCATTTTCAAGGGAATTTAGGTTTGATGTAAATTTTGGTTGGTCAAGATACAGAGTCCCGGTTTCAATGCCGATCGGGATGAACTTCAAATTGTTGAATCAAAAGCTTGGTTCGGAAAAGGGAACTGGTTTCGGTTTTGATTTAGGTGTCATGTTTAGATTTAGCATGGATGATTTTTTGCAGAGCGAAAATACTGGCGATGTTTCAATTTCACTTGCGATTAAAGATCTGGGTAAGACGAGAATTGCTTGGAGCACAAGGCGTGAACATTTCGTTGAGTCAACTATAATGTTTGGCATTGCTTATACCTTGCCTGTTAACTTCATTTCGGGTAAAATCACAGTTGCATATGGTAGTCAAAATTCTTATCTTACAGATAGATTATACGGGTTTGAATATAGTTACAGGGACTTGTTATTTGTTCGTTTTGGGAAAAACGCTGAAAACTTAACAATTGGCGCTGGTGTAAAAATTGATTTTTTGACTGTTGACTATGCTTTCCTTGCCCATGATCTCGGAGCAGTTCACAGGGTAAGTGGTTCGTTAATAATAGAAAAAATTCTAAAGAAGCTATGA
- a CDS encoding SLBB domain-containing protein, translating into MLKKTLILLLIFVSTSFAQIFDSPRIVTGGGSSAYYFVGKTGELTITVNLWGFVRNPGRYEVPSSTDLVQLISYGGGPLKEAKLKDVKIIRSVREDTTIVEKVIKVNVEKIIENGEPSPLLLPGDTVVVPGGSIDVIKDILAILRDIGLAAGGIAAIISVFRR; encoded by the coding sequence ATGCTTAAAAAGACACTCATATTGCTTTTGATATTTGTATCAACATCCTTTGCGCAAATTTTTGATAGCCCAAGAATCGTAACGGGTGGTGGTTCAAGCGCATATTATTTCGTTGGGAAAACCGGTGAACTTACTATAACCGTGAATTTATGGGGATTTGTGAGAAACCCAGGAAGATACGAAGTTCCAAGCTCAACTGATTTGGTTCAACTAATTTCATATGGAGGTGGACCATTAAAAGAAGCAAAGTTGAAGGATGTAAAAATTATTAGAAGTGTCCGTGAAGATACCACAATCGTTGAGAAAGTTATAAAGGTTAATGTTGAAAAAATAATTGAAAATGGGGAACCAAGTCCGTTGCTTTTGCCTGGTGACACGGTTGTTGTCCCTGGTGGTTCTATTGATGTAATTAAAGATATACTCGCAATTTTGAGAGATATTGGTCTTGCAGCAGGTGGCATCGCTGCAATCATAAGTGTATTTAGAAGATAA
- a CDS encoding P-II family nitrogen regulator — MKKIEAIIRPFKLDDVKEALAEIGVRGMTITEVKGYGRQKGHTELYRGAEYKIDFLPKIKIEIVAPDNMVDKIVSTIIKAAKTGQVGDGKIFIYPVEEVIRVRTEETGEDAI, encoded by the coding sequence ATGAAGAAAATAGAAGCAATAATAAGACCGTTTAAGCTTGATGATGTAAAAGAGGCGCTTGCAGAGATTGGGGTTCGCGGAATGACTATAACCGAAGTTAAAGGATATGGAAGACAGAAAGGGCATACGGAGCTTTATAGGGGAGCGGAATATAAAATTGATTTTTTGCCAAAAATAAAAATTGAAATTGTAGCTCCAGATAACATGGTTGATAAAATCGTTAGCACCATCATAAAAGCAGCTAAAACTGGACAAGTTGGAGATGGGAAAATTTTTATCTATCCAGTTGAGGAAGTTATAAGAGTTAGAACTGAAGAAACAGGCGAAGATGCAATTTGA
- a CDS encoding AAA family ATPase, whose product MGKVIAVANQKGGVGKTTTAVNVAAYLAAMERLTLLIDIDPQSNATSSLGVEPEYEKTIYEILLGKIKAEDAVISFSDPYLKFLELIPSKIELVGSEYELIEFQGRERILSKAIERLRNKYDYILIDCPPSLGLLTVNALTAADSVLIPVQCEYLPLEGLGQLLNTIKIVKERLNPNLDIEGVLLTMYDGRLKLSNEVADEIKRYFRDRVFEARIPRNVKLSEAPSHGKPILLYDAKSPGAISYAKVAEEIIKRNEKIEPEKVQRQETMRQI is encoded by the coding sequence ATGGGAAAGGTTATCGCAGTTGCAAATCAAAAAGGTGGGGTTGGAAAAACAACTACAGCTGTAAATGTTGCTGCATATCTTGCTGCGATGGAGAGATTAACACTTTTAATTGACATTGATCCTCAATCAAATGCTACCAGCTCGCTTGGGGTTGAACCTGAATATGAAAAAACAATATACGAAATTTTACTCGGTAAAATAAAAGCCGAGGACGCTGTTATAAGTTTCTCAGATCCATATTTAAAATTTCTTGAGCTCATCCCCTCCAAAATAGAGCTTGTTGGAAGCGAATACGAGTTAATTGAGTTTCAAGGTAGAGAGCGTATTCTTTCAAAAGCAATTGAAAGGTTGAGAAATAAGTATGACTACATTTTAATTGACTGTCCCCCATCGCTTGGACTTTTAACTGTAAACGCCTTAACTGCTGCTGATTCTGTTCTAATTCCCGTTCAATGCGAGTATCTACCGCTTGAAGGACTTGGTCAGCTTCTTAACACTATTAAAATCGTAAAGGAAAGGTTAAATCCAAACCTTGATATAGAAGGAGTTCTTTTAACGATGTATGATGGAAGATTGAAATTATCAAATGAAGTTGCCGACGAAATAAAACGATATTTCAGAGATAGAGTTTTTGAGGCGAGGATTCCAAGAAATGTAAAATTGAGCGAAGCACCAAGCCACGGGAAACCAATTCTGCTCTACGATGCCAAATCCCCAGGTGCTATTTCATATGCGAAGGTTGCTGAGGAAATTATAAAGCGAAATGAAAAAATAGAACCTGAAAAGGTTCAAAGACAAGAAACAATGAGGCAAATATGA
- a CDS encoding ParB/RepB/Spo0J family partition protein: MSKQRLGRGLDALIPRAATREISIDSKDLRFDDGQSVGVIAKIEIAKIKPNPYQPRESFDRDSLEELKQSIIEKGVIQPITVRRLPGGMYELIAGERRVKASAEAGFTHIPAYIIEVESEKELLELALIENIQREKLNPIEIAKAYQRLIEELGYTQEEIAKKIGKDRTTVANFIRLLKLPDQIQESLKKGEITMGHARALINIPNKKLQIEIWNKIIKQGWSVRKVEKAVRDLLKGKDSEGKAQKRKTHTPAGLREIESKLKRIFGTQVKIKQSSNNRGEIIIEFYSNDDFERLLELFEIIEKHYK; the protein is encoded by the coding sequence ATGAGTAAACAAAGATTGGGAAGAGGACTTGATGCATTAATCCCTCGCGCGGCAACACGAGAGATAAGTATTGATTCAAAAGATTTACGATTTGATGATGGCCAATCCGTCGGTGTAATTGCCAAAATTGAAATAGCCAAGATAAAGCCAAATCCATATCAACCTCGTGAAAGTTTTGATAGAGATTCGCTTGAGGAACTAAAACAGTCAATAATTGAGAAAGGCGTAATTCAACCTATAACGGTTAGAAGATTGCCCGGAGGAATGTATGAACTAATTGCTGGCGAAAGAAGAGTAAAAGCATCAGCAGAAGCTGGATTTACACATATTCCAGCATACATCATTGAAGTTGAGTCGGAGAAAGAGCTTCTTGAGCTTGCGCTCATTGAAAATATACAGAGAGAAAAACTAAATCCAATTGAAATTGCAAAAGCATATCAGAGATTAATTGAGGAATTAGGATACACCCAAGAAGAGATCGCTAAAAAAATCGGTAAAGATAGAACAACAGTTGCAAACTTTATAAGATTGCTTAAATTGCCAGACCAAATTCAAGAAAGCTTGAAGAAGGGAGAGATAACGATGGGACACGCAAGAGCGTTGATAAATATCCCAAATAAAAAACTTCAAATTGAAATTTGGAATAAGATCATAAAACAAGGATGGTCGGTAAGAAAAGTTGAAAAGGCAGTTAGAGATCTATTGAAAGGGAAAGATTCGGAAGGCAAAGCGCAAAAGAGAAAAACTCATACACCCGCAGGTTTGAGAGAAATTGAATCAAAGCTCAAACGAATTTTTGGAACGCAAGTTAAAATTAAACAGTCAAGCAACAACAGAGGCGAGATAATCATTGAGTTTTATTCAAACGATGACTTTGAACGCTTGCTTGAACTTTTTGAAATAATAGAAAAACACTACAAATAA
- a CDS encoding RidA family protein, whose translation MERKTIYTEKAPKPIGPYSQAIVAGDFIFTSGQIPIDPKTNQIVQGDIKEQTKQVLENLKAVLEAAGATFDDVVKVNVYMRDLNEFPAMNEVYSEYFKNSPPARTTVEVSRLPRDVKIEIDLIAVKKQAK comes from the coding sequence GTGGAAAGAAAAACAATTTACACGGAGAAAGCACCAAAGCCAATTGGACCCTACAGTCAAGCCATAGTTGCTGGTGATTTCATCTTTACATCGGGACAGATCCCAATTGACCCCAAAACAAACCAAATTGTTCAAGGAGATATAAAAGAACAAACAAAGCAAGTTCTTGAAAACCTAAAAGCAGTCCTTGAAGCAGCAGGTGCAACATTTGACGATGTGGTAAAGGTTAATGTTTATATGAGAGATTTAAATGAATTTCCCGCAATGAATGAGGTCTATTCTGAGTATTTTAAAAATTCACCACCTGCAAGGACAACTGTTGAAGTTTCACGATTACCAAGGGATGTAAAAATAGAAATTGATTTAATCGCTGTTAAAAAACAGGCAAAATGA
- a CDS encoding DUF5683 domain-containing protein codes for MRLKVLTLILFLSSVAFSQADTAKNVAVKSPTKAMLMSAVVPGLGQFYNESYWKIPIIYGLAGYFIYEIRQNDKNYRYYRDLFVQSIKTTGGDYRYKRLRDFYRDQRDLFGIYLFVLYIANIVDAYVDAHLYNFDVGENLSIQLSPVKIKLHYKF; via the coding sequence ATGAGATTAAAAGTTTTAACTCTGATTTTATTTTTAAGTTCAGTTGCATTTTCGCAAGCCGATACAGCTAAAAATGTAGCTGTTAAATCTCCGACAAAGGCAATGCTTATGAGCGCTGTTGTCCCTGGACTTGGACAGTTTTATAATGAATCGTACTGGAAAATCCCTATTATCTACGGACTTGCTGGTTATTTTATTTATGAGATAAGGCAAAATGATAAGAACTATCGGTATTACCGTGACCTTTTCGTTCAGAGCATCAAAACAACAGGTGGGGACTATAGATATAAAAGGTTAAGGGATTTTTACAGAGATCAGCGAGATCTTTTTGGAATTTATCTTTTTGTCCTTTACATCGCAAACATCGTTGATGCTTATGTTGATGCACACCTTTATAATTTTGATGTCGGGGAAAATCTCTCAATTCAGTTATCGCCTGTAAAAATAAAACTTCACTATAAATTTTAA
- a CDS encoding NHL repeat-containing protein, which produces MFAQPFQRDERQIDTAFLFKFGNLNLPRGISIGPTGDIYIADTGNNSIKKFTRDGKLIRDVTGYGWGELEFDSPYDVDAGSGVAVYVADYNNHRIQRFDKNLNFIASFQGESGGERTFGFPISVTVSKFGELFIIDGENLRCVKINKFNQVEKTFGGIEAGAGRLINPVQITLTFQNLIAILDGNYILIYDYYGNFLRKFGQQYLKSPTGLFADSLLYVADGSEIFVFELNGKLWGKITASEKIYDLARRGNLLYCLTDSEVVVYKLTFSRGKEN; this is translated from the coding sequence ATGTTTGCACAACCCTTTCAAAGGGATGAGCGTCAAATTGATACCGCTTTTCTTTTTAAATTTGGAAACTTGAACCTGCCTCGTGGTATTTCCATCGGCCCAACAGGTGATATTTACATCGCTGACACGGGAAATAATTCAATAAAAAAGTTTACAAGAGACGGAAAATTAATTCGTGATGTAACGGGTTATGGCTGGGGAGAGCTTGAATTTGACTCGCCTTACGATGTTGATGCGGGAAGCGGTGTAGCGGTTTATGTCGCTGATTACAACAATCATAGAATTCAAAGATTTGACAAAAATTTAAATTTCATTGCCTCATTTCAAGGCGAAAGTGGAGGTGAAAGAACTTTTGGATTTCCTATTTCAGTAACGGTTTCAAAATTTGGAGAGCTTTTTATAATTGATGGCGAAAATTTAAGGTGTGTAAAAATTAATAAGTTTAATCAGGTTGAAAAGACATTTGGAGGAATTGAAGCTGGCGCTGGACGACTTATAAATCCTGTTCAAATAACTCTAACTTTTCAGAACCTGATAGCCATTCTTGATGGTAATTATATCTTAATTTACGATTACTATGGAAACTTTTTAAGAAAGTTCGGGCAACAGTATCTAAAATCTCCAACAGGGTTATTTGCGGATTCATTGCTTTATGTTGCAGATGGGAGCGAGATCTTTGTATTTGAACTTAATGGCAAACTTTGGGGCAAAATCACAGCGTCTGAAAAGATCTACGATCTCGCCCGGCGGGGAAATTTGCTTTACTGCTTGACAGATAGCGAAGTCGTAGTTTATAAATTGACATTTTCAAGGGGCAAGGAAAATTGA
- a CDS encoding helix-turn-helix transcriptional regulator — translation MKKLTPTDIKVMLLKKGIKQKDLAEVLGVTESYISQIIKGKRVAKKYRDKLIEIIQKGLPKKKK, via the coding sequence ATGAAGAAGTTAACACCGACGGACATCAAAGTGATGCTTTTGAAAAAGGGAATTAAGCAGAAAGACCTCGCAGAGGTGCTGGGAGTGACAGAGTCCTATATCTCGCAGATCATCAAAGGTAAGAGAGTTGCGAAAAAGTATCGCGACAAACTCATTGAGATAATTCAAAAAGGATTGCCGAAGAAGAAAAAATAA
- the recN gene encoding DNA repair protein RecN, with amino-acid sequence MLRSLYVKNYALIEEIQVEFKSGLNIITGETGAGKSILIDALGLILGERASSEVVRKGADKTVVEGVFYVGGNKKIKRILEENGIEFSDDLILRREVSIKGQSRCFANDTPISLAVMKEIGNHLVDLHGQHEHQSLLRIETHIELLDDFGGLLGMVEEFRKEIHKLENLYKQLDELKQKEKLLKEKRELYEFQLKEIETVNPQIGEIEELESELKLLENAEKLYEATAQIYSLLYGSEKSVHDLMVVVRNQLEDLSTIDKRFQSYVEEARSAQAIIDEITNFIQNYNSRIEFNPERLEFIRERLHALNRLKKKYGGDIEKVIEYRDKIKQEIELAENFEEEISKLEKKINEQIKVCSEIAERLSSKRREVAEIVSEAIVGVLAELGIENARFEVKIENRPKKSGRCYVKLGDECYETTSRGIDFVEFFISTNIGEDPKPLVKVASGGEVSRIMLALKSVLAKSERLPLLVFDEIDTGISGRIAQKVGQSLKNLSKYHQIITITHLPQIASLADTHFVAEKVIQDGRAVTKIRELGIEERIREIAKLMSGEEITQASIESAKELMGLKK; translated from the coding sequence ATGCTTCGTAGTTTGTATGTCAAAAATTACGCTTTGATAGAGGAGATACAGGTTGAGTTCAAGAGCGGGTTAAATATCATAACTGGAGAAACGGGTGCGGGTAAATCAATTTTAATTGATGCTCTTGGGTTGATCCTCGGTGAAAGGGCAAGTAGCGAAGTTGTAAGAAAAGGAGCAGATAAGACAGTGGTTGAGGGAGTTTTTTATGTAGGTGGAAATAAAAAGATCAAGAGAATTCTTGAGGAAAATGGAATTGAATTTTCTGATGATTTGATTTTGAGAAGAGAGGTTTCAATAAAAGGACAAAGCAGATGCTTCGCAAATGACACTCCAATTTCGCTCGCTGTAATGAAAGAAATTGGAAACCATCTCGTTGATTTACACGGGCAACACGAACATCAATCGCTTTTAAGAATTGAAACTCATATTGAACTCTTGGATGACTTCGGGGGATTGCTCGGGATGGTTGAAGAATTTAGGAAAGAGATCCACAAGTTGGAAAATCTTTATAAACAACTTGATGAACTGAAACAAAAAGAGAAACTACTGAAGGAAAAAAGAGAACTTTATGAATTTCAACTAAAAGAGATTGAAACAGTAAATCCACAAATTGGCGAAATAGAAGAGCTTGAAAGTGAGTTGAAACTGCTTGAGAATGCAGAAAAATTATATGAAGCAACCGCACAGATCTATTCGCTTCTTTATGGATCGGAAAAATCGGTGCACGATCTGATGGTTGTAGTTAGAAACCAACTTGAAGATTTGTCAACGATTGACAAGAGATTTCAATCTTATGTTGAAGAAGCGAGATCGGCGCAGGCAATAATTGATGAAATAACAAATTTCATTCAGAATTACAATTCAAGAATTGAATTTAACCCGGAGCGACTTGAATTCATCCGTGAAAGATTACATGCACTGAATAGGTTGAAGAAGAAATATGGTGGGGACATAGAGAAAGTGATTGAATATAGGGACAAAATAAAACAAGAGATTGAACTTGCTGAAAACTTTGAAGAAGAAATTTCAAAACTTGAAAAGAAAATAAATGAGCAAATAAAGGTTTGTTCAGAAATTGCCGAAAGATTATCTTCAAAAAGACGAGAGGTTGCGGAGATCGTAAGTGAAGCAATAGTTGGAGTTTTAGCAGAGCTTGGTATTGAAAATGCACGATTTGAGGTTAAAATAGAAAATCGTCCGAAGAAAAGTGGAAGATGCTATGTTAAGCTTGGCGATGAGTGTTATGAAACGACGAGTCGCGGAATTGATTTTGTTGAATTTTTTATTTCAACAAACATCGGTGAAGATCCGAAGCCTTTAGTGAAAGTTGCATCTGGTGGAGAGGTTTCAAGGATAATGCTTGCTTTAAAAAGCGTTCTTGCGAAATCCGAGCGTCTGCCGTTGTTGGTTTTTGATGAGATAGATACAGGGATAAGCGGAAGAATCGCTCAAAAAGTTGGACAAAGTTTGAAAAATCTATCAAAGTATCATCAGATAATCACAATTACACATCTTCCACAAATTGCAAGTTTAGCTGATACTCATTTCGTCGCTGAAAAAGTAATTCAAGATGGGAGAGCTGTAACGAAAATAAGAGAACTTGGAATTGAGGAGAGAATCCGTGAGATCGCAAAGCTTATGAGCGGTGAAGAGATAACTCAAGCATCTATTGAAAGTGCCAAAGAATTAATGGGATTAAAAAAATAA
- the cysS gene encoding cysteine--tRNA ligase: MALKVYNSLTRRKEEFIPEVKGFVRMYVCGPTVYAHSHLGHAKSYVSFDVIVRYLRYLGYKVRYVQNITDVGHLTDNADQGEDKIIAQARKERLEPMELVEIYMRSYFEDMDKLGNLRPDISPRATGHIPEQIELIEILLEKGYAYEVNGSVYFDVLKFPEYGKLSGKRIEDLIAGARVEVRSEKKNPFDFALWKKAEPGHIMKWKSPWGIGYPGWHIECSAMSMKYLGETFDIHGGGIENQFPHHESEIAQSESATGKPFVRYWLHNNMVTVNGVKMSKSLGNVVTLKDAFKKYHPLVIRFFILSSHYRSPVDYSDEALEAASKGLEKLHNTVKMLRYEISKSQTGKAHEINLEEYKRRFIEAMDDDFNVPVAISVLFDLSREVNQVLNSGEIYSSESLREIDNFYRVFGGDILGLIPEEFDDKKSGSNIESQLIELLIKIRAKARADKNWELADWVRNELKNLGIILEDRKDGTTIWRYVEM, encoded by the coding sequence ATGGCTCTTAAAGTTTACAACTCATTGACAAGAAGAAAAGAAGAATTCATTCCCGAGGTTAAAGGTTTTGTCAGAATGTATGTCTGCGGGCCAACAGTTTACGCACATTCTCACCTTGGACATGCGAAAAGTTATGTTTCCTTTGATGTGATCGTGAGATATTTGAGATATCTTGGCTATAAAGTTAGATATGTTCAAAATATAACTGATGTTGGGCATTTAACTGACAACGCTGATCAAGGCGAAGACAAGATAATAGCACAGGCAAGAAAGGAACGGCTCGAGCCGATGGAACTCGTTGAAATTTATATGAGAAGTTATTTTGAAGATATGGATAAACTTGGAAATTTAAGACCTGATATTTCTCCACGAGCTACTGGACATATTCCAGAACAAATTGAACTCATTGAGATTTTGCTTGAAAAAGGCTATGCTTATGAAGTAAATGGTTCGGTTTATTTTGATGTTTTAAAATTTCCTGAATATGGTAAACTTTCCGGGAAAAGAATTGAAGATTTAATTGCTGGTGCAAGAGTTGAAGTTAGAAGTGAAAAGAAAAATCCGTTTGATTTTGCCCTTTGGAAAAAAGCAGAACCTGGACACATTATGAAATGGAAAAGCCCGTGGGGGATTGGTTATCCAGGCTGGCATATTGAATGCTCTGCAATGAGCATGAAATATCTCGGTGAAACATTTGACATTCATGGTGGTGGAATTGAAAATCAATTCCCGCATCACGAATCTGAAATAGCGCAAAGTGAATCTGCAACTGGAAAACCATTCGTCAGATATTGGCTACACAACAACATGGTTACGGTGAACGGAGTTAAAATGAGCAAATCGCTAGGAAATGTTGTTACATTGAAAGATGCATTTAAAAAATATCATCCACTAGTTATTAGATTTTTCATTCTATCAAGCCATTATAGAAGCCCCGTTGATTACAGCGATGAAGCACTTGAAGCAGCAAGCAAAGGGCTCGAAAAACTTCACAATACCGTTAAAATGTTAAGATACGAAATTTCAAAGTCTCAAACTGGAAAAGCTCACGAAATCAACCTTGAAGAATATAAACGAAGATTCATTGAAGCGATGGATGATGACTTTAATGTTCCAGTTGCAATTTCAGTTTTGTTTGATCTTTCAAGAGAGGTGAATCAAGTTTTAAACTCTGGTGAAATCTATTCTTCTGAATCCCTCCGCGAAATAGATAATTTTTACAGAGTATTTGGGGGCGATATTCTTGGATTGATCCCTGAAGAATTTGATGATAAAAAATCAGGTTCAAATATTGAAAGTCAATTGATTGAACTTTTAATCAAGATAAGAGCTAAGGCGAGGGCGGACAAAAATTGGGAGCTTGCCGACTGGGTGCGAAATGAGTTGAAAAATTTAGGCATCATACTTGAAGATAGAAAAGATGGGACAACCATATGGCGATATGTTGAAATGTAA
- the rfaE1 gene encoding D-glycero-beta-D-manno-heptose-7-phosphate kinase — translation MIRFTEERLHNLFKNFEKAKIAVIGDIMLDRYIWGNVSRISPEAPVPVVEVEDEDSKLGGAGNVANNIKSLGAFPLLIGVVGDDREGEILFELMREQGFNTGGIIIDSSRPTTVKTRVIAHNQHVVRIDRESKEPINYTIQERIKEIILQNVYEINAIIIEDYNKGVIVKNLIHDLVEIAKRFGIVITVDPKFDNFFEFKNVTVFKPNRKEVEDALGEKLDTEDKIIEAGKTILEKLKCEYLLLTRGEKGMTLFNKNGEIKHIPTKARKVADVSGAGDTVISTLTVALASGADIIESATLANYAAGIVVEEVGVVPVDREKLFKVALLDSRGEW, via the coding sequence ATGATTAGATTCACAGAAGAGCGACTTCACAACCTATTTAAAAATTTTGAGAAAGCGAAGATTGCGGTCATTGGTGACATCATGCTTGACAGATATATTTGGGGGAATGTAAGTAGAATTTCTCCAGAAGCACCTGTGCCAGTCGTTGAGGTTGAAGATGAGGACTCAAAGCTCGGTGGAGCTGGAAATGTAGCAAACAATATAAAATCACTCGGCGCTTTTCCGTTATTAATTGGGGTCGTTGGGGATGACAGGGAAGGGGAGATACTTTTTGAATTAATGAGGGAACAGGGTTTCAATACAGGTGGTATTATAATTGATAGCTCAAGACCAACAACAGTGAAAACCAGGGTGATCGCTCATAATCAACATGTCGTCAGAATTGATAGGGAATCAAAGGAGCCGATTAATTACACAATCCAAGAGAGGATAAAAGAGATAATCCTTCAAAATGTCTATGAGATAAACGCAATAATTATAGAGGACTATAACAAGGGGGTGATTGTAAAAAATTTGATTCATGACTTGGTTGAAATTGCAAAAAGATTTGGAATTGTGATAACAGTTGATCCGAAATTTGACAATTTTTTTGAATTTAAAAATGTAACTGTGTTTAAGCCGAACAGAAAAGAGGTTGAAGATGCTCTCGGCGAGAAACTTGACACTGAAGATAAGATAATTGAAGCTGGTAAAACAATTCTTGAGAAATTGAAGTGCGAATATCTTTTATTAACACGAGGTGAGAAAGGAATGACGCTTTTTAATAAAAATGGTGAAATCAAACATATACCAACGAAAGCGAGAAAAGTCGCCGATGTTTCTGGTGCTGGTGATACTGTCATATCAACGCTAACAGTTGCGTTAGCTAGCGGTGCTGATATAATTGAATCGGCAACTCTTGCAAACTATGCAGCGGGGATAGTCGTTGAAGAAGTTGGTGTTGTGCCTGTTGATAGAGAAAAACTTTTTAAAGTAGCACTTCTTGATTCAAGAGGTGAATGGTGA
- the rfaE2 gene encoding D-glycero-beta-D-manno-heptose 1-phosphate adenylyltransferase encodes MGKVVSVDEIVKIKNELKSQGKKIVFTNGCFDILHRGHVEYLAKAKELGDVLIVGLNSDSSVKQIKGEERPIVPQDDRAFILSNLAFVDYVVIFDEPTPYNLISKIIPDILVKGSDWSMENVVGREIVEANGGRVVLIELTPNRSTTNIIKTIVERFCKR; translated from the coding sequence ATGGGGAAAGTTGTAAGCGTAGATGAAATAGTAAAGATAAAAAATGAACTTAAAAGCCAGGGAAAGAAAATTGTCTTCACAAATGGTTGTTTTGATATTTTGCATAGAGGACATGTTGAATATCTTGCGAAAGCAAAAGAGCTTGGAGATGTTTTAATAGTAGGATTAAATAGCGATTCATCAGTTAAACAAATAAAGGGTGAAGAAAGGCCAATAGTTCCACAGGATGACAGGGCATTTATACTTTCAAATTTGGCTTTTGTTGATTATGTCGTGATTTTTGACGAACCTACACCTTATAATCTAATTTCTAAAATTATTCCTGATATCCTCGTCAAGGGAAGTGATTGGTCTATGGAAAATGTCGTCGGTAGAGAAATTGTTGAAGCAAATGGGGGTCGCGTTGTTTTGATAGAACTTACTCCGAATAGATCAACAACTAACATAATTAAAACTATCGTTGAACGATTCTGCAAGCGATGA